From the genome of Hymenobacter sp. PAMC 26628, one region includes:
- a CDS encoding endonuclease III domain-containing protein, with translation MKAPAAPPETAEAFAARQAKALRVHAQLCAEYGAPFRFFSTKDPLSELMSALLSHRTKNADSHRAYQELRATFADWDAVRDAPTEAVQHAIRACTWPEQKAPRLQAVLREVSNRCDGGPCGDLRFLGEMGIPEARTWLETLPGVGPKTSAATLLFSDLRRPAMPVDSHHHRVAQRLALIGPKVDEKAAHVLLANLLPPNWDAQQVYDHHEALMFHGQKCCFYQSPACARCVVLAECPFGQARLGRAE, from the coding sequence ATGAAAGCCCCCGCCGCCCCGCCCGAAACCGCCGAAGCCTTTGCCGCGCGCCAAGCCAAGGCCCTGCGCGTGCACGCCCAGCTCTGCGCCGAGTACGGGGCCCCGTTCCGGTTTTTCAGCACCAAAGACCCGCTGAGCGAGTTGATGAGCGCCCTGCTTTCGCACCGCACCAAAAACGCCGATTCGCACCGCGCCTACCAGGAGCTGCGCGCCACGTTTGCCGACTGGGACGCCGTGCGCGACGCGCCCACCGAGGCCGTGCAGCACGCCATCCGGGCCTGCACCTGGCCCGAGCAGAAGGCGCCGCGCTTGCAAGCCGTGCTGCGCGAGGTGAGCAACCGCTGCGACGGGGGCCCCTGCGGTGACCTGCGCTTCCTGGGCGAGATGGGCATTCCGGAGGCGCGTACCTGGCTGGAAACGCTGCCCGGCGTGGGCCCCAAAACCAGCGCCGCCACGCTCCTGTTCAGCGACTTGCGGCGGCCAGCCATGCCCGTCGACAGCCACCACCACCGCGTGGCCCAGCGCCTGGCCCTCATCGGCCCGAAGGTGGACGAGAAGGCGGCCCACGTGCTGCTGGCCAACCTGCTGCCGCCCAATTGGGATGCCCAGCAGGTGTACGACCACCACGAGGCCCTTATGTTCCACGGCCAGAAGTGCTGCTTTTACCAGAGCCCCGCCTGCGCCCGCTGCGTGGTACTGGCCGAGTGCCCGTTTGGCCAGGCCCGCCTCGGCCGGGCCGAATAG
- a CDS encoding response regulator — MRSVLLIEDDIFDTMTAQKSFARFSVPHTLYTAFNGEEALDLLLGRQGQTALRPLPEVILLDLNMPRMNGAEFLAELRADPELCDIPVFVTTTSGMDTDRAAAEAMGVHGYILKPLDFETSPDLIDSLSLLEHLLK, encoded by the coding sequence ATGCGCTCCGTACTGCTGATTGAAGACGATATTTTTGACACGATGACGGCGCAGAAATCCTTCGCCCGCTTCAGTGTGCCCCACACTTTGTACACGGCCTTCAACGGCGAGGAAGCCCTCGACCTGCTGCTGGGCCGCCAGGGCCAAACCGCCCTGCGGCCCCTGCCCGAGGTCATTTTACTCGACCTGAACATGCCCCGCATGAATGGCGCCGAGTTCCTGGCCGAGCTGCGCGCCGACCCCGAGCTGTGCGATATCCCAGTGTTCGTCACCACCACTTCGGGCATGGACACCGACCGCGCCGCCGCCGAGGCGATGGGCGTGCACGGCTACATCCTCAAGCCCCTCGATTTCGAAACCAGCCCCGACCTCATCGACAGCCTGAGCCTGCTGGAGCACCTGCTCAAATAA
- a CDS encoding TrmH family RNA methyltransferase, protein MPFAPLDRLSSPQNPRVKALARLQQKAAERRAQGLTLVEGLRELTIAVGAGVAVAALYTCPELAGAATAEALQTLFAAEIGRPEWLELTRSVFEKLAYREGSDGVLAVLHTPARTLATLRLPPNPLVLVLEAVEKPGNLGAILRTADAAPVDAVLIGDARTDLFNPNAIRASIGCVFTVPLVAAPMADILAFLKEKGVRTYAAALTPRAHAYTACDFRGPTALVLGTEADGLTPATQAACDDTIIIPMMGRIDSLNVSVAGAVLAFEAVRQRQVGA, encoded by the coding sequence ATGCCGTTTGCCCCGCTCGACCGCCTCAGCAGCCCCCAGAACCCCCGCGTGAAGGCCCTGGCCCGCCTCCAGCAGAAAGCCGCCGAGCGCCGCGCCCAGGGCCTCACCCTGGTTGAGGGCCTGCGCGAGCTCACCATCGCCGTGGGCGCGGGCGTGGCGGTGGCTGCCCTCTATACCTGCCCCGAGCTGGCCGGTGCGGCCACCGCCGAGGCCCTGCAAACCTTGTTTGCCGCCGAAATTGGCCGGCCCGAGTGGCTGGAGCTCACGCGCTCAGTGTTCGAAAAGCTGGCCTACCGCGAGGGCTCCGACGGCGTGCTGGCCGTGCTGCACACGCCGGCCCGCACCTTGGCCACGCTGCGCCTGCCGCCCAACCCGCTGGTGCTCGTGCTCGAAGCCGTGGAGAAGCCCGGCAACCTCGGCGCCATCCTGCGCACCGCCGACGCCGCCCCGGTCGACGCCGTGCTCATCGGCGACGCGCGCACCGATTTGTTCAACCCCAACGCCATCCGGGCCAGCATCGGCTGCGTGTTCACGGTGCCGCTGGTGGCCGCGCCGATGGCGGACATCCTGGCGTTTCTGAAGGAAAAAGGCGTGCGCACCTACGCCGCCGCCCTCACGCCCCGGGCCCATGCCTACACCGCGTGCGACTTCCGGGGCCCCACCGCCTTGGTGCTCGGCACCGAAGCCGATGGCCTCACGCCCGCCACCCAAGCCGCCTGCGACGACACCATCATCATCCCCATGATGGGCCGCATCGACTCGCTCAACGTGAGCGTGGCCGGCGCCGTGCTGGCCTTCGAGGCCGTGCGCCAGCGCCAAGTGGGGGCTTAA
- a CDS encoding sensor histidine kinase: protein MSLRPDTKFTLGFTGALAVLLLSGAAALLSIQGLQQQTQQVQHTYQVIQEADAVNAVLRDAQAGVRGYRLTGDTAFLRTYYKAVHQLPSLQAGVRRLSQGHPTQQARLDSLWAMVGLEFRVLRPLANPDAALSHADLLTALNTDRLTMRATHIIFRRVKDEELRLLNQRSASQSVFERAAPRVVGAAGVLALLLVGWLLARITRELHDNRRLQAQLAAVNADVARRIGAIRDLAEQVVRGDYTVKIADAADGLGDLAALLNQMTQSLDQSFEALALRNRELDQFAYVASHDLRAPLRGIATLVKWLDEEHAAEFSPEVRTYFDQVKGRLARLEGLISGLLAYARAGREARAPAATDVGALLREAAELVVPPSFVLDLPPGLPTFCTDRLGLQQVFTNLLDNAVKHHEGPGGRIAVHCRDAGGHYEFAVADDGPGIAPAHHQKIFQLFQTLRERHSAAESTGIGLSIVKKLVEEQPGNVRVESARGQGATFIFTWPKEAAPPAPAARPPGPAATLRPAPVLLP from the coding sequence ATGTCCCTTCGCCCCGACACCAAGTTTACCCTGGGCTTTACCGGGGCCCTGGCGGTACTGCTGCTGAGCGGCGCTGCGGCGCTACTCAGCATCCAGGGCTTGCAGCAGCAAACCCAGCAGGTGCAGCACACCTACCAGGTGATACAGGAAGCCGACGCTGTGAACGCTGTGCTGCGCGACGCCCAGGCCGGCGTGCGGGGCTACCGCCTCACCGGCGATACGGCCTTCTTGCGCACTTACTACAAGGCTGTGCACCAGCTGCCCAGCCTACAGGCCGGCGTGCGCCGGCTCTCACAGGGCCACCCCACCCAGCAGGCGCGCCTCGACTCGCTGTGGGCCATGGTGGGCTTGGAGTTCCGGGTGCTGCGGCCGCTGGCCAACCCCGACGCGGCCCTCAGCCACGCCGACCTGCTCACGGCCCTCAACACTGACCGCCTGACCATGCGGGCGACGCACATCATTTTCCGGCGGGTGAAGGACGAGGAGCTGCGGCTCCTGAACCAGCGCAGCGCCTCGCAGTCGGTGTTTGAGCGCGCCGCGCCGCGGGTGGTGGGCGCCGCGGGCGTGCTGGCCCTGCTGCTGGTGGGCTGGCTGCTGGCGCGCATCACCCGCGAGCTGCACGACAACCGCCGCCTGCAAGCCCAGTTGGCCGCCGTGAACGCCGACGTGGCCCGGCGCATCGGCGCCATCCGCGACTTGGCCGAGCAGGTGGTGCGGGGCGACTACACGGTGAAAATTGCCGACGCCGCCGACGGCCTCGGCGACCTCGCCGCCCTGCTCAACCAAATGACCCAAAGCCTCGACCAAAGCTTTGAGGCCCTGGCCCTGCGCAACCGCGAGCTGGACCAGTTTGCCTACGTGGCCTCGCACGACCTGCGGGCCCCGCTGCGCGGCATCGCCACGCTGGTGAAATGGCTCGACGAAGAGCATGCCGCCGAGTTTTCGCCCGAAGTGCGCACGTATTTCGACCAGGTAAAGGGCCGCTTAGCCCGCCTCGAAGGCCTCATCAGTGGCTTGCTGGCCTACGCCCGGGCCGGGCGCGAGGCCCGCGCGCCGGCCGCAACCGACGTGGGGGCCCTGCTGCGCGAGGCCGCCGAGCTGGTGGTGCCGCCTAGCTTCGTGCTCGACCTGCCCCCCGGACTGCCCACCTTTTGTACCGACCGCCTGGGCTTGCAGCAGGTGTTCACCAACCTGCTCGACAACGCCGTGAAGCACCATGAGGGGCCCGGCGGCCGCATTGCGGTGCACTGCCGCGACGCGGGTGGCCACTACGAATTCGCGGTGGCCGACGACGGCCCTGGCATTGCCCCGGCCCACCACCAGAAGATTTTCCAGCTCTTCCAAACCCTGCGCGAGCGCCACTCGGCCGCCGAAAGCACCGGCATCGGCCTCAGCATCGTGAAAAAGCTGGTGGAGGAGCAGCCCGGCAACGTGCGCGTGGAGTCGGCGCGGGGGCAGGGCGCAACCTTTATTTTTACCTGGCCCAAGGAAGCCGCCCCCCCCGCGCCGGCCGCCCGGCCGCCGGGGCCCGCTGCAACGCTTCGCCCAGCCCCAGTGCTCTTGCCGTAG
- a CDS encoding DUF167 domain-containing protein → MAILHLKAKPGSRTSQLLVGPDGAVTARPASPAYDGQANAALQGLLAAAFGLAKRDVTLLAGHTAPFKKVELAGLSDEELARALAQLRGPAKA, encoded by the coding sequence ATGGCCATTCTGCACCTCAAAGCCAAACCCGGCAGCCGCACCAGCCAGCTACTGGTGGGCCCCGACGGCGCCGTGACTGCCCGCCCGGCCTCCCCCGCCTACGACGGCCAAGCTAACGCCGCCTTGCAAGGGCTGCTGGCCGCCGCCTTCGGCCTGGCCAAGCGCGACGTGACGCTGCTGGCCGGCCACACCGCCCCGTTCAAAAAAGTGGAACTGGCGGGCTTGAGCGACGAGGAGCTAGCCCGGGCATTGGCTCAACTACGGGGCCCGGCAAAGGCCTAA
- a CDS encoding DUF6630 family protein, with protein sequence MSPTPLHQFVQCFTGANAAATERATARLALVLADPEAYQIEFAGELAERGMAGALPAQELRDVALLDALLAENLAWESDEQDTSAELAEALNDILTQQGEGLALPPGALAGRRGSGPEQLDAVQDALEALGLALVLFTLDSDVFPLGVVADAQAEAVRQQAGALGFGLTVY encoded by the coding sequence ATGAGCCCCACCCCACTGCATCAATTCGTTCAATGCTTCACCGGCGCCAACGCTGCCGCTACCGAACGGGCAACTGCCCGGCTGGCCCTGGTGCTGGCCGACCCAGAGGCGTACCAAATAGAGTTTGCCGGGGAGCTGGCCGAGCGGGGCATGGCCGGGGCCCTGCCCGCCCAGGAGCTGCGCGATGTGGCCCTGCTCGACGCCCTGTTGGCCGAAAACTTGGCCTGGGAAAGCGACGAGCAGGACACCTCCGCCGAGCTTGCGGAAGCCCTTAATGATATCTTGACGCAGCAGGGCGAAGGGCTGGCCTTGCCCCCCGGGGCCTTGGCCGGCCGCCGCGGCTCGGGCCCCGAGCAGCTCGACGCCGTGCAGGACGCGCTGGAGGCGCTGGGCTTGGCACTGGTGCTGTTCACGCTCGACAGCGACGTATTTCCGCTGGGCGTGGTGGCCGATGCGCAGGCAGAGGCCGTGCGCCAGCAGGCCGGGGCCCTGGGCTTTGGCTTGACGGTATATTAG
- the galB gene encoding beta-galactosidase GalB, whose amino-acid sequence MPRPALPLKALAATLLLLAARPATAQARHEYLLDTNWKFSKGDVAGAQNPAFKDAKWQTVRVPHDWAIAGPFDGNNDLQAVKIEQNNEAKATLKAGRTGGLPFIGTGWYRRRLAVPQFGAGQRAVLLFDGAMSNAHVFVNGKEVGFWPYGYNSFSFDITSFLNPGGDNVLAVRLQNQPETSRWYPGAGLYRNVHLIVTDDVHIPVWGTYLATPEITASFAKVKLRTTVATPTGAYQPLRLDTEIRDAAGQVVATTSTPLAATDGLEFEQNLVVPQPKLWAPETPVLYTASSKLYAGDALKDAYTTRFGIRSFKFEAGKGFSLNGQPRKFKGVCNHHDLGPLGAAINTAALRRQLTLLKDMGCDAVRTSHNMPAPELVSLCDEMGFMLMVEAFDEWKSPKVKNGYSQYFDEWSERDIVNMVHRDRNHPSVVMWSIGNEVPDQSTPGGNKIAKRLQDICHREDPTRLVMAGMDRFDDDLKNNFASVLDVPGFNYKPHRYAEAFGKLPQGFLFGSETASTVSSRGVYKFPVVKGKDKKYDDQQSSSYDLEACNWSQTPDEEFVAQDDLPYVMGEFVWTGFDYLGEPTPYDEKWPSHSSMFGMLDLATMPKDRFYLYRARWNTAAATLHLLPHWTWPGREGQPTPVFCYTSYPSAELFVNGQSQGRQTKGPSDQPQTRYRLMWNDVKYAPGALKVVAYDAQGKAVAEETVRTAGKPDHIRLVADRTALAADGQDLAYVTARVEDAQGNLCPAAATELKFAVSGAGTFRAVGNGDPTNLESFQKPQMKAFSGQVMAIVQASNKAGALRLKATGAGLKSDEIELKTSTAAQ is encoded by the coding sequence ATGCCCCGTCCAGCCCTCCCACTGAAGGCCCTGGCCGCCACGCTGCTGCTGCTGGCCGCCCGCCCCGCCACCGCCCAAGCCCGGCACGAGTACCTGCTCGATACTAATTGGAAATTCAGCAAGGGCGACGTGGCCGGGGCCCAAAACCCGGCCTTCAAGGACGCGAAGTGGCAAACGGTGCGCGTGCCCCACGACTGGGCCATTGCGGGGCCCTTTGACGGCAACAATGACTTACAAGCCGTTAAAATCGAGCAGAACAACGAGGCCAAAGCAACGCTGAAAGCGGGCCGCACCGGGGGCCTCCCGTTCATCGGCACGGGCTGGTACCGGCGGCGGCTAGCGGTGCCGCAGTTCGGGGCCGGCCAGCGGGCGGTGCTGCTCTTCGACGGCGCCATGAGCAACGCCCACGTGTTTGTGAACGGCAAGGAAGTGGGTTTCTGGCCGTATGGCTACAACTCGTTCTCGTTTGACATCACCTCGTTTCTGAACCCCGGGGGTGACAATGTGCTGGCGGTGCGGCTCCAAAACCAGCCGGAGACCTCGCGCTGGTACCCCGGCGCCGGCCTCTACCGCAACGTGCACCTCATCGTGACCGACGACGTGCACATCCCCGTGTGGGGCACGTACCTGGCCACGCCCGAAATCACCGCCAGCTTCGCCAAGGTGAAGCTGCGCACCACGGTGGCCACGCCCACGGGGGCCTACCAGCCGCTGCGGCTCGACACCGAAATCCGCGACGCGGCCGGCCAGGTGGTGGCCACCACGAGCACGCCCCTGGCGGCCACCGACGGGCTGGAATTTGAGCAGAACCTGGTGGTACCCCAGCCCAAGCTGTGGGCCCCTGAGACGCCCGTTTTGTACACGGCCTCGTCGAAGCTCTACGCCGGCGACGCGCTGAAAGACGCCTACACCACGCGCTTTGGCATTCGCTCGTTCAAGTTTGAGGCGGGCAAAGGCTTCTCGCTGAATGGGCAGCCGCGCAAGTTCAAGGGCGTGTGCAACCACCACGACCTGGGGCCCCTGGGCGCGGCCATCAACACGGCCGCGTTGCGCCGGCAGCTGACGCTGCTCAAGGACATGGGCTGCGACGCCGTCCGCACCTCGCACAACATGCCCGCCCCCGAGCTGGTGAGCTTGTGCGACGAAATGGGCTTCATGCTGATGGTGGAGGCGTTTGACGAGTGGAAATCGCCGAAAGTGAAGAATGGCTACAGCCAGTACTTCGACGAGTGGTCGGAGCGCGACATCGTGAACATGGTGCACCGCGACCGCAACCACCCCTCGGTCGTTATGTGGAGCATCGGCAACGAGGTGCCCGACCAGAGCACGCCCGGCGGCAACAAAATCGCCAAGCGCCTGCAAGACATCTGCCACCGCGAAGACCCCACGCGCCTGGTGATGGCGGGCATGGACCGCTTCGACGACGACCTGAAGAACAACTTTGCTTCGGTGCTCGACGTGCCGGGCTTCAACTACAAGCCGCACCGCTACGCGGAAGCGTTCGGCAAGCTGCCCCAGGGCTTTCTATTCGGCTCGGAAACGGCTTCGACGGTCAGCTCGCGGGGGGTGTATAAGTTCCCGGTGGTGAAGGGCAAAGACAAGAAGTACGACGATCAGCAGTCGTCGTCGTACGACCTAGAGGCCTGCAACTGGTCGCAGACGCCCGACGAGGAATTTGTGGCCCAGGACGATTTGCCCTACGTGATGGGCGAGTTCGTGTGGACGGGTTTTGACTACCTCGGCGAGCCCACGCCCTACGACGAGAAGTGGCCCTCGCACAGCTCCATGTTCGGGATGCTGGACCTGGCCACCATGCCCAAGGACCGCTTCTACCTATACCGCGCCCGCTGGAACACCGCCGCCGCCACCCTGCACCTGCTGCCGCACTGGACCTGGCCCGGCCGCGAGGGCCAACCAACGCCGGTGTTTTGCTACACCAGCTACCCCTCGGCCGAGCTGTTTGTGAACGGCCAGAGCCAGGGCCGCCAAACCAAGGGGCCCTCCGACCAGCCCCAGACGCGTTACCGCCTGATGTGGAACGACGTGAAGTATGCGCCCGGGGCCCTAAAAGTGGTGGCCTACGACGCCCAAGGCAAGGCCGTGGCCGAGGAGACCGTGCGCACCGCCGGCAAGCCCGACCACATCCGCCTGGTAGCCGACCGCACTGCCCTCGCCGCCGATGGCCAGGACCTAGCCTACGTCACGGCCCGCGTGGAAGACGCCCAGGGCAACCTTTGCCCCGCCGCCGCCACCGAGCTGAAGTTTGCCGTGAGCGGCGCCGGCACCTTCCGCGCCGTGGGCAACGGCGACCCCACCAACCTTGAATCTTTCCAGAAGCCCCAGATGAAGGCCTTCAGCGGCCAGGTAATGGCCATCGTGCAAGCCAGCAACAAGGCCGGGGCCCTGCGCCTAAAGGCCACCGGCGCGGGCCTGAAGAGCGACGAAATCGAGCTAAAGACGAGCACGGCCGCGCAGTAG
- a CDS encoding pyridoxamine 5'-phosphate oxidase family protein: MAEQVAVTQDVSKLLDKIKEVKYTTLTTLDARSRLHGRPMYTCESDSDESLWFFSEKDAQKITEIRHNAQVGLGYSDPDKATYVTIAGKAEIVEDHHKIKQLWREDFRGFFPKGTDDPNIALIKVTIENGEYWDTPGNVLVRAFAYAKAITTGEKHHPTPDEQSKVQPN; this comes from the coding sequence ATGGCTGAGCAAGTTGCCGTTACCCAAGACGTTAGTAAGCTTCTGGACAAGATCAAAGAAGTAAAGTACACCACCCTTACCACCCTCGACGCGCGCAGCCGGCTGCACGGCCGGCCGATGTACACCTGCGAGTCGGACAGCGATGAGTCGCTCTGGTTTTTTTCGGAGAAAGATGCCCAAAAAATCACCGAAATCCGGCACAATGCCCAAGTGGGCCTGGGTTATTCGGACCCCGACAAAGCGACCTATGTGACCATTGCCGGCAAAGCCGAAATAGTGGAAGACCACCACAAGATCAAGCAGTTGTGGCGCGAAGATTTCCGCGGCTTCTTCCCCAAAGGCACCGACGACCCCAACATTGCCCTGATTAAGGTGACCATTGAAAACGGCGAGTACTGGGATACGCCGGGCAATGTGCTCGTGCGGGCGTTTGCCTACGCCAAGGCCATCACGACCGGCGAAAAGCATCACCCTACCCCCGACGAGCAATCTAAGGTGCAGCCCAACTAG
- a CDS encoding polysaccharide deacetylase family protein, translating to MLILHVLSAEFFAGSAAYAVALAEAHRAQGHAVWLVSDSDQLPTGAPQVKTAISNRRYGQRLRNARLIRQLVRTEQIDVVHAHSRAASWVSYAALRGLKVPLVSTVHGRQHLHTSTSLFDIYGDKVIAICANLRTHLIEEVQMEARKIVALPNGVRFGAAAEAGAPGPARVAFIGRFNGGKGERAAALLQQVFPPLLAEFPALRLALIGGELAQLPAAGKGALAQLQAQFGERVEVVGFTDDVAGWLARTTLTIGAGRVAIEALGAGHAVLALGEASYAGLVTEANFADAAASNFGDISPRVASSEVDFGALLADARAFLARPQPVPGALQARVRAHYDLARVAAEVLAVYQSARMQKAVPDFLPVLMYHKIPDAPPATKHQTFVTKDHFANHLAFFKSLRFTPITFADYLQFARGERPLAEFPRRPLVLTFDDGYLDNYTNLLPLMQQYGYRGVLYLLGDFDVRYNQWDLAADPTEPRADLMDEAQKRAFVAAGWEIGAHTLSHPHLTALPLPAATAEIQRSKASLETVLHTEIVSFAYPYGDLNDDLKAAVHAAGFAFGVATDTGGLHLEDDRLQVFRINVFSHETTASLFKKTASWYRKYYRRKRGK from the coding sequence ATGCTCATCCTCCACGTTCTCTCCGCCGAGTTTTTCGCCGGCTCGGCGGCCTACGCCGTGGCCCTGGCCGAAGCCCACCGGGCCCAGGGCCACGCCGTGTGGCTGGTGTCCGATTCGGACCAGCTGCCCACCGGGGCCCCCCAGGTGAAAACGGCCATCAGCAACCGCCGCTACGGGCAGCGGCTGCGCAACGCCCGCCTCATCCGCCAGTTGGTGCGCACCGAGCAAATCGACGTGGTGCACGCCCACTCGCGGGCCGCCAGTTGGGTGAGCTACGCGGCCCTGCGCGGCCTCAAAGTGCCCTTGGTAAGCACCGTGCACGGCCGCCAGCACCTACACACCTCCACGTCGCTCTTCGATATTTACGGCGATAAAGTCATCGCCATCTGCGCCAATTTGCGGACGCACTTAATCGAAGAAGTGCAAATGGAGGCCCGCAAAATCGTGGCGCTGCCCAACGGCGTGCGGTTCGGCGCAGCAGCGGAAGCCGGGGCCCCGGGGCCCGCGCGCGTCGCCTTCATTGGCCGCTTCAACGGCGGCAAGGGCGAGCGGGCGGCGGCGCTGTTGCAGCAGGTATTTCCGCCGTTACTGGCCGAGTTTCCCGCGCTGCGCCTGGCCCTAATTGGCGGCGAGTTGGCGCAATTGCCCGCGGCCGGCAAGGGGGCCCTGGCGCAGCTGCAAGCGCAGTTCGGCGAGCGGGTGGAAGTGGTGGGTTTCACCGACGACGTGGCCGGCTGGCTGGCCCGCACCACGCTCACCATCGGCGCGGGCCGGGTGGCCATCGAGGCCCTGGGGGCCGGCCACGCCGTGCTGGCCCTAGGCGAAGCCAGCTACGCCGGCTTAGTTACGGAAGCTAATTTTGCTGATGCTGCTGCCTCTAACTTCGGCGATATTTCGCCCCGTGTGGCTTCTTCAGAAGTTGATTTTGGGGCCCTGCTGGCCGATGCACGGGCGTTTCTGGCGCGGCCCCAGCCGGTGCCGGGGGCCCTGCAAGCGCGGGTGCGCGCGCACTACGACTTAGCCCGGGTGGCCGCCGAAGTACTGGCCGTGTACCAATCGGCGCGCATGCAAAAGGCCGTGCCCGACTTCCTGCCGGTGCTCATGTACCACAAAATCCCCGACGCGCCGCCGGCTACCAAGCACCAAACGTTCGTCACGAAAGACCACTTCGCCAATCACCTGGCCTTCTTCAAAAGCCTCCGTTTTACGCCCATCACCTTCGCCGATTACCTGCAATTCGCCCGCGGCGAGCGGCCCCTGGCCGAGTTCCCGCGGCGGCCGCTGGTGCTCACCTTCGACGACGGCTACCTCGACAATTACACCAACCTGCTGCCCCTCATGCAGCAGTACGGCTACCGCGGCGTGCTCTACCTGCTCGGCGATTTCGACGTGCGCTACAACCAGTGGGACCTCGCCGCCGACCCCACCGAGCCCCGCGCCGACCTCATGGACGAGGCCCAGAAGCGCGCCTTCGTGGCCGCCGGTTGGGAAATAGGGGCCCACACCCTGTCGCACCCGCACCTGACGGCCCTGCCGCTGCCCGCCGCCACCGCCGAAATCCAGCGCAGCAAAGCCAGCCTGGAAACCGTGCTGCACACCGAAATCGTCAGCTTCGCCTACCCCTACGGCGACCTCAACGACGACCTGAAAGCGGCCGTGCACGCCGCCGGCTTTGCCTTCGGCGTGGCCACCGACACCGGCGGCCTGCACCTAGAGGACGACCGGCTGCAAGTGTTCCGCATCAACGTGTTCTCGCACGAAACCACGGCCAGCCTGTTCAAAAAAACCGCCTCCTGGTACCGCAAATACTACCGCCGCAAACGCGGCAAATAG